The Metamycoplasma gateae genome window below encodes:
- the era gene encoding GTPase Era — MKKICYVGLIGRPNVGKSTLLNNVLDYDLTIVSNLAQTTRDNIKGIYNDDESQIIFIDTPGIHKAEYLLSEKLNEKSYNTIQTVDVVLFLTPANEKLGTGDKFIINKIKDLTETNLIAVITKVDLAKNKEELNKKAMELKELGFSTVLGVGVGYKQTYNDLIDEIKKYSYEDEKPYEDDQLSDISLRFIAKEIIRESAIKNLYEEVPHSIAVLIDDFKESEDENVPYNIFATIYTKSESQKGIVIGQGGKKIKSISMASREKMSKVFQHSVNLFLKVKVDNNWVDKEEKIKKAGY, encoded by the coding sequence ATGAAAAAAATTTGTTATGTTGGTTTAATTGGAAGACCAAATGTTGGTAAAAGCACACTTTTAAATAATGTATTGGATTATGATCTAACAATAGTATCAAATCTTGCACAAACAACAAGAGATAATATAAAAGGTATATATAATGATGATGAAAGTCAAATAATTTTCATTGATACACCTGGTATCCACAAAGCCGAATATCTTTTATCAGAAAAATTAAATGAGAAAAGCTACAACACAATTCAAACTGTTGATGTTGTTTTATTCTTAACACCAGCCAATGAAAAATTGGGTACTGGAGATAAATTTATTATCAATAAAATCAAAGATTTAACCGAAACTAATTTAATTGCAGTTATAACTAAAGTTGATCTAGCTAAAAATAAAGAAGAATTAAACAAGAAAGCAATGGAATTGAAAGAGCTTGGGTTTTCTACGGTTTTAGGTGTTGGTGTTGGTTATAAACAAACATATAATGATTTAATTGATGAAATAAAAAAATACTCCTATGAGGATGAAAAGCCATATGAAGATGATCAACTAAGTGATATTTCACTTCGTTTTATTGCTAAGGAAATTATAAGGGAATCTGCCATTAAAAATCTTTACGAAGAAGTTCCACATTCAATAGCGGTTTTAATAGATGATTTTAAAGAAAGTGAAGATGAAAATGTTCCTTACAACATCTTTGCAACAATTTATACAAAAAGCGAATCACAAAAAGGTATAGTAATAGGTCAAGGTGGAAAAAAGATTAAATCTATTTCTATGGCTTCAAGAGAAAAGATGTCTAAAGTTTTTCAACATTCTGTTAATTTATTCCTAAAAGTAAAAGTAGATAATAACTGAGTAGATAAAGAGGAAAAAATTAAAAAGGCAGGATACTAA
- the ybeY gene encoding rRNA maturation RNase YbeY, translated as MNKLTIKNNSFWRFKFKEDFLNILEESRKEFNSKKYISVDVLFVNKFKMKKLNKKYRNKNYTTDILSFPLKAEFELNFLDNLELGQIIISPWKIKKQSKEFNHSFRREICYIFCHGIAHLFGFDHQTKKEAEIMNSHVDNVMKKLNITRS; from the coding sequence ATGAATAAATTAACCATTAAAAACAATAGCTTTTGACGTTTTAAATTTAAAGAAGATTTTTTAAATATTTTAGAAGAATCAAGAAAGGAATTTAATAGTAAAAAATACATTTCTGTCGATGTTCTTTTTGTGAATAAATTTAAGATGAAGAAATTAAATAAAAAATACAGAAACAAAAACTATACTACAGACATTTTAAGTTTCCCGCTTAAAGCTGAATTTGAATTAAATTTTTTGGATAATTTAGAACTTGGACAAATTATAATCTCACCATGAAAAATAAAGAAACAATCTAAAGAATTTAATCATAGCTTTAGAAGAGAAATTTGCTACATTTTTTGTCATGGTATTGCTCATCTTTTTGGTTTTGATCACCAAACAAAGAAAGAAGCAGAAATAATGAACTCACACGTTGATAATGTTATGAAAAAATTAAATATAACCAGAAGTTAA
- a CDS encoding Mbov_0121 family peptidase domain-containing ABC transporter — protein sequence MKIQMQDDIKDCGLYVLQSFYNFFWKKSININQLKYLADYSKDGISISNLVRISKQININLEPYEVQFQELTTSNITLPCISLIKIDGFLHYIIIYKIKKNIVEILDPVNGKRKISIETFEKLFSNIVIFASKIENKDVGTHLKNKNVSMNLTKKIIFIIVLLNSLSVLFNYFLSFINKNVFVYIQQQNQLNSLKQVIFLLWISLLILLLNFFNNLMILISKSFVIKNIKSRFINRLKNAEIKQLDKITKNDILMRYLSINNIAVYLTNTISFWPTIILSFSLIIPLFFYTKFEYIALIITINLIKILIGIFLNYKIYQMSRKSIQNNLNEINDLTFLAKNINNYEITFWNSYYSDNFLNLLQQNQLNDQKLSKTIIYKSCLFNLLNILTNFIIFLIFINLKETDISQIIFILQIQNMINEPTNILQQVLIEKKINKVTLEKLNFILNVPNKNDKNEIYIYSLELNKILVNNLTFSYSNKLIFSNLNLTIENSLKIIGDNGCGKTTFLKLLSRKIKDEADSIFFNNFSLKNIDDNWLNNNIYFTDKNFEVPSCDLYTFLFFDVGENERNKLLHNNNFIYLLKLLNLDLFSNIALNKNSFSAGQQQILKLLPLIVKKYQLILLDEAFEFLSKPTFKLIKKLILEKQEKSIFIETSYSSRFLIKNADVFNIEKAV from the coding sequence ATGAAGATACAAATGCAAGACGACATTAAAGATTGCGGATTATATGTTTTACAATCGTTTTATAACTTTTTTTGAAAGAAATCAATAAATATTAATCAATTGAAATATTTAGCTGACTATAGTAAAGATGGTATATCAATCTCAAATTTAGTAAGAATTAGCAAGCAAATAAACATTAATTTAGAGCCTTATGAGGTTCAATTTCAAGAACTAACAACCTCTAATATTACTTTACCTTGCATATCATTAATCAAAATTGATGGATTTTTACATTACATAATTATTTACAAAATAAAGAAAAATATAGTTGAGATTTTGGATCCTGTAAATGGAAAAAGAAAAATAAGTATTGAAACATTCGAAAAACTTTTTTCAAATATTGTTATTTTTGCATCAAAAATAGAAAACAAGGACGTAGGGACACATTTGAAAAATAAAAATGTCTCAATGAATTTAACAAAAAAGATTATCTTTATAATCGTACTTTTGAACAGTTTGTCAGTTCTATTTAATTACTTTTTATCTTTTATCAATAAAAATGTCTTTGTTTATATTCAACAACAAAATCAGTTAAATTCATTAAAACAAGTGATCTTTTTACTCTGAATATCATTATTGATTTTATTGCTAAACTTTTTTAATAATTTAATGATATTAATTTCAAAATCTTTTGTAATCAAAAACATAAAAAGTCGTTTTATTAACAGACTTAAGAATGCAGAAATTAAACAATTAGATAAAATTACAAAAAATGATATTTTAATGAGATATTTATCAATAAATAACATTGCTGTTTATTTAACAAATACAATTTCTTTTTGACCAACAATTATTCTTTCATTTTCTTTGATCATCCCATTATTTTTTTATACAAAATTTGAATACATAGCTTTAATTATCACTATAAATTTGATAAAGATATTAATTGGAATTTTTTTAAATTATAAGATCTATCAAATGTCAAGAAAATCAATACAAAACAATTTGAATGAAATTAATGATTTAACTTTTTTAGCAAAAAATATTAATAATTATGAAATTACATTTTGAAATAGTTATTACTCAGATAATTTTTTAAATTTATTGCAACAAAATCAACTAAATGATCAAAAATTATCAAAAACCATTATATATAAATCTTGTTTATTTAATCTGTTAAATATATTAACAAATTTTATTATTTTTCTAATATTCATAAATTTAAAAGAAACGGATATTTCTCAAATAATTTTTATCCTTCAAATACAAAATATGATAAATGAACCTACCAATATTTTGCAACAAGTTTTGATTGAAAAAAAGATCAATAAAGTTACCTTAGAAAAGTTGAATTTTATATTAAATGTTCCTAATAAAAATGATAAGAATGAAATTTATATTTATAGCTTGGAACTTAATAAAATTCTAGTAAATAATTTAACCTTTAGTTATTCTAATAAATTAATATTCTCAAACCTAAATTTAACAATAGAAAATAGCTTGAAAATTATAGGTGATAATGGCTGTGGAAAAACTACATTTTTAAAGCTATTATCTAGAAAAATAAAAGATGAAGCAGACAGCATATTTTTTAACAATTTTAGTTTAAAAAACATTGATGATAATTGATTAAATAACAACATATATTTTACTGATAAAAATTTTGAGGTACCTAGTTGTGATTTATATACATTTTTATTTTTTGACGTTGGCGAAAATGAAAGAAATAAATTACTACATAATAATAATTTTATATATCTATTAAAGCTCTTAAATTTAGATTTATTCTCAAATATAGCATTAAATAAAAACAGTTTTTCTGCTGGACAACAACAAATATTAAAATTATTGCCTTTAATAGTTAAAAAATATCAGTTAATTTTATTAGATGAGGCGTTTGAATTTTTATCAAAACCTACATTTAAATTAATTAAAAAATTAATACTAGAAAAGCAAGAAAAATCTATTTTTATTGAAACCTCATATTCTTCAAGATTTTTAATAAAAAATGCAGATGTTTTTAACATTGAAAAAGCTGTATAA
- the gltX gene encoding glutamate--tRNA ligase — MKNIRTRYAPSPTGFLHIGGARTALFNYLFAKHFGGTFIFRLEDTDVARNVMGGEESQLNNLAWLGIIPDESPLKPNKKYGNYRQSEKLEIYQEFAQKLINKGFAYKAYDNSEELELQHKQQEVNGVASFRYDPNWLQISNEEKQRRDANKEYSIRLKLKKNTVYGWEDLVRGWIEVNSDDIGDFVIIKSDGYPTYNFAVVVDDHQMEISHVLRGEEHITNTPKQLAIYESLNWTPPVFGHLTIITNMEGKKLSKRDKTLKQFIEDYKNDGYHPHAIFNFLSLLGWTSKDSQEIMSHEELIEKFDPERLSKSPSKFDIVKMDWFSKQYIKKLDNEVIIKKINSPFNTEWNNLFVETYKQSASTISEIKNNLNIYINPKTSHNFEITEIAKNVIQIFSKELTMSEFTIENIQKSIENTKQELNIKGKDLFMPIRIATTFEEHGPELAKAIFLFGKEIVLERLKKWN, encoded by the coding sequence ATGAAAAATATTAGAACAAGATATGCACCAAGTCCGACAGGATTTTTACATATAGGTGGAGCAAGAACAGCATTATTTAACTATTTATTTGCTAAACATTTTGGTGGTACTTTTATTTTTAGATTAGAAGATACAGACGTTGCAAGAAATGTTATGGGTGGCGAAGAAAGTCAATTAAATAATCTGGCCTGATTAGGCATTATTCCTGATGAAAGCCCACTTAAACCAAATAAAAAATATGGTAATTATCGTCAATCTGAAAAACTTGAAATATATCAAGAATTTGCTCAAAAATTAATTAACAAGGGTTTTGCCTACAAAGCATATGATAATTCTGAAGAATTAGAATTGCAACACAAACAACAAGAGGTAAATGGTGTTGCATCGTTTAGATATGACCCAAATTGATTACAAATATCTAATGAAGAAAAACAAAGAAGAGATGCTAATAAAGAATATTCAATAAGACTTAAATTAAAGAAAAACACAGTATATGGTTGAGAAGATTTAGTTAGAGGTTGAATCGAAGTTAATAGTGATGATATAGGCGATTTTGTAATTATAAAAAGTGATGGATATCCGACATATAATTTTGCCGTTGTTGTTGATGACCATCAAATGGAAATTTCTCATGTTTTAAGAGGCGAAGAACACATTACAAATACCCCAAAACAACTTGCAATTTATGAATCACTAAATTGAACGCCCCCTGTATTTGGACATTTAACAATAATTACAAATATGGAAGGTAAAAAACTTTCTAAAAGAGATAAAACCTTGAAACAATTTATCGAAGATTATAAAAATGATGGGTATCATCCTCACGCAATATTTAACTTTTTATCTTTACTAGGTTGAACATCAAAAGATAGCCAAGAAATCATGTCTCATGAAGAACTTATTGAAAAATTTGATCCAGAAAGACTATCAAAATCACCATCAAAATTTGATATTGTAAAGATGGATTGATTTTCAAAACAATATATTAAAAAGTTAGATAATGAAGTAATAATTAAAAAAATTAACTCACCTTTTAATACAGAATGAAACAATTTGTTTGTTGAAACATACAAACAATCAGCTTCAACAATTTCAGAAATAAAGAACAATTTGAACATATATATAAATCCTAAAACTAGCCATAATTTTGAAATAACAGAAATAGCAAAAAATGTTATTCAAATATTTTCAAAAGAACTAACAATGTCTGAATTTACGATTGAAAATATTCAAAAAAGTATTGAAAATACAAAGCAGGAATTAAACATTAAAGGTAAGGATTTATTTATGCCTATAAGAATAGCTACAACATTTGAAGAGCATGGCCCAGAACTTGCAAAAGCTATATTCTTATTCGGAAAAGAAATTGTTTTAGAAAGATTAAAAAAATGAAACTAA
- a CDS encoding thymidylate synthase family protein produces the protein MNKLKLFALLCVSALSILPISCQQKTSKETSKTDYNLNLKKEYFNKLITKEALELKALLRKFNFEYYPFYQNYNVVRTALNELIEEQSLETNKEELQNYYNSHWFNKEANNLTDFSKLLFEFNDIFKATLDALSNLNFYLEQFDFESKKYKNLSIDEFKSKIKQEYNQYIHNNSVIDTNKLKRVPLKNLINLLKNKLKEIKAALSDKKLDLFEKEYQKVKGFIYDNVNRINLDDNIKEIVETLKNNNKNEYL, from the coding sequence ATGAATAAATTAAAATTATTTGCACTCCTTTGTGTTTCTGCTCTTTCTATATTACCTATATCTTGTCAACAAAAAACGTCTAAAGAAACATCAAAAACCGATTACAACTTAAATTTGAAAAAAGAGTACTTTAATAAGTTAATAACAAAGGAAGCTTTAGAATTAAAAGCACTTTTAAGAAAATTCAATTTTGAATATTATCCTTTTTACCAAAATTATAATGTTGTTAGAACTGCTCTAAATGAATTAATTGAAGAGCAAAGCTTAGAAACAAATAAAGAGGAATTACAAAATTATTACAATTCACATTGATTTAATAAGGAAGCAAATAATTTAACAGACTTTTCAAAACTTCTTTTTGAATTCAATGATATTTTTAAGGCAACATTAGATGCTCTTTCGAATCTAAATTTTTATCTCGAACAATTTGATTTTGAAAGCAAAAAATATAAAAACTTGTCTATTGATGAATTTAAGTCTAAAATAAAACAGGAATATAATCAATATATTCATAATAATTCCGTCATAGATACTAATAAACTAAAACGTGTTCCACTTAAAAATTTAATAAACTTACTAAAAAATAAATTAAAAGAAATAAAAGCAGCTTTGTCGGATAAAAAGTTAGATCTTTTTGAAAAGGAATATCAAAAAGTTAAAGGTTTTATTTATGATAATGTCAACAGAATAAATTTAGATGATAATATTAAAGAAATTGTTGAAACCTTGAAAAATAATAATAAAAACGAGTACCTATAA
- a CDS encoding MAG3240 family lipoprotein, translating into MKIKNFCFLPIIGSITLPIISISCSNKSDIDIDETKVKKEFLKKLNITQLASLHNFEPIFFLKNDKTKEMGKIVNITDNSELVFNSNIKYKPDFKLKKSWQQIKTIYNNYKIERVDASESNILNNFFTQYNIEDVKTNGGFTNNWFYYLANLNKEADYYRVLDPYFFDFQTIIFRLVNDIKTNTGLMNLNNLMNNQNEPFIARNIFNNEYIQANSWLSEESSVFRESFLNFLVLYLNKFDLKIKKIVVDWSKSTIINGNNSASSLIGFKIKKIINFNDEDIINNEIKEKTFYINGFRNYASEQKFGVGHEGLKESLPLFNDYVKNPYLTIKQDDNLNLGKDINSFIKGYNSIDFWNSRGLVHLLSNFKDSLIVEIPKIYKNIDKKYEIIDVQFSNYYKTSQIIKLIVRVHKMNGKTKDFVWLSSNFDDHGHLLKAIAIKFLPVDQLKSIDYAIYKKDNPVSFEGLKIEEISNDELFTKLIQKALDKSKTHINNLSQDQHSNLIKLFTSYLNNYILAYAIETNESNLNSGIKKIELLNTEKNNEKIDLTFGFYKFLSADDFKFKNENEKPFFQLKISVNNLFNTSNSDIEIISKEVINE; encoded by the coding sequence ATGAAAATTAAAAATTTTTGCTTTTTGCCTATTATTGGAAGCATAACACTTCCAATAATTTCTATTTCTTGTTCTAACAAATCTGATATTGATATTGATGAAACAAAGGTCAAGAAAGAGTTTCTAAAGAAATTAAATATCACCCAACTTGCTTCACTACATAATTTTGAACCTATATTTTTTCTAAAAAATGATAAAACAAAAGAAATGGGGAAAATTGTTAATATAACCGATAATAGTGAATTAGTATTTAATTCAAACATTAAATATAAACCTGATTTTAAATTAAAAAAATCATGACAACAAATTAAAACTATTTACAACAATTACAAGATAGAAAGAGTTGATGCTTCTGAATCTAATATTCTAAATAATTTCTTTACACAATATAACATTGAAGACGTCAAAACAAACGGTGGTTTTACAAATAATTGATTTTATTACTTAGCAAATTTAAATAAAGAAGCCGATTATTATAGGGTTTTAGATCCTTACTTTTTTGATTTTCAAACAATAATTTTTAGATTGGTAAATGATATTAAAACAAACACCGGATTAATGAATTTAAATAATCTTATGAATAACCAAAACGAACCATTCATAGCTAGAAATATTTTTAACAATGAATATATTCAAGCTAATTCGTGATTATCTGAAGAAAGCTCAGTTTTTAGAGAAAGTTTTTTAAACTTTTTGGTTTTATATTTAAACAAATTTGATCTAAAAATTAAAAAAATTGTTGTCGATTGGTCTAAATCAACCATTATTAACGGTAACAACTCTGCATCTAGTTTGATTGGATTTAAAATAAAGAAAATTATTAATTTCAATGACGAAGATATAATAAATAATGAAATTAAGGAAAAAACTTTTTATATAAACGGGTTTAGGAATTATGCGAGTGAACAAAAATTTGGCGTTGGACATGAGGGATTGAAAGAAAGTTTGCCATTATTCAATGATTATGTAAAAAATCCATATTTAACTATCAAGCAAGATGATAATTTAAATCTAGGAAAAGATATAAATTCCTTTATAAAAGGATATAACAGCATAGATTTTTGAAATTCAAGAGGACTGGTTCATTTACTATCAAATTTTAAAGATAGTTTGATTGTGGAGATTCCGAAAATATATAAAAATATCGATAAAAAATATGAAATAATAGACGTACAATTTAGCAATTATTATAAGACCAGCCAAATTATAAAATTAATAGTAAGAGTTCATAAAATGAATGGTAAAACCAAAGACTTTGTTTGATTGAGTTCAAATTTTGATGATCACGGTCATTTACTAAAGGCTATTGCTATAAAATTTTTACCTGTTGATCAATTAAAAAGTATAGACTACGCAATTTATAAAAAAGATAATCCCGTTTCTTTTGAAGGTTTAAAAATTGAAGAAATTTCAAATGATGAATTATTTACAAAGCTAATTCAAAAAGCATTAGATAAATCAAAAACCCACATTAATAATTTAAGTCAAGATCAACATTCAAATTTAATAAAACTCTTTACATCATATTTAAATAACTATATTTTAGCTTATGCAATAGAAACAAATGAATCTAATTTAAATAGTGGGATCAAAAAAATTGAACTATTAAATACTGAAAAAAATAATGAAAAAATTGATTTAACTTTTGGTTTTTATAAATTTTTATCTGCAGATGATTTCAAATTTAAAAATGAAAATGAAAAACCTTTTTTCCAACTTAAAATAAGTGTAAATAATTTATTTAATACTTCTAATTCAGATATTGAAATCATCTCAAAGGAGGTGATTAATGAATAA
- a CDS encoding M28 family metallopeptidase, which yields MNSKTKKSLVISGIAGGLIAAPIVLTLIPYGIQKALTKNDIKINEETMRETFTNLLNTTHGRKAGDLNNFKKEVLNYDETRNISRGFKLEGDQKVTTSFIEQHLLYKLNDEANPLNPEHSNYGSYLAYQYLKQQIMDMGYEYRTNGEITYPDYPQSPSNAKVTIYTEEKDAATVTAMKENLKLDGFFTQGFLFSTRNSFNNVGNNLVVTINPSEKVTKDNTVNVKDFYIVSHYDSANNVGPNGTSWGATDNASGVSVNLALLKHFSDIKNRDNLGVRLHLIFVDAEEVGKLGSIAFVNQFLAGEENELLSNSLGMINMDTVAGGDHMYIHSPDTNTQGKPYNTSPLLRNFINNISKERAEELKDADQELKIHPQFVEDEYKAGETGDWSDHAPFYQIAKLPVAYVESTNFGVKSKYNVYDGYSQTINPKAWVLKDGTTIESLKERKLENGEVVYDWPDGMKKEDFAIMGDIWHSDLDTLAWINENVGPRFYKQLNTVFHTLKTFLEKLHTINEDNTISYPEFNQNQ from the coding sequence ATGAATTCAAAAACAAAAAAATCTTTAGTAATTAGTGGTATTGCAGGTGGTTTAATTGCAGCTCCAATAGTTCTAACATTAATTCCGTATGGAATTCAAAAAGCATTGACTAAAAATGATATAAAAATCAATGAAGAAACAATGCGTGAAACATTTACAAACTTATTAAATACTACACATGGCAGAAAAGCTGGAGACTTGAATAACTTTAAAAAAGAAGTGCTTAACTATGATGAAACAAGAAACATTTCAAGAGGTTTTAAATTAGAAGGCGATCAAAAAGTAACAACATCATTTATTGAGCAACATTTATTATACAAATTAAATGATGAAGCAAATCCATTAAATCCAGAACACTCAAACTATGGTAGCTATCTAGCTTATCAATATTTAAAACAACAAATTATGGACATGGGTTATGAATACCGTACAAACGGTGAAATAACATATCCAGATTATCCACAAAGTCCAAGCAATGCAAAAGTTACAATTTATACCGAAGAAAAAGACGCAGCAACAGTTACTGCAATGAAAGAGAATTTAAAACTTGATGGTTTCTTTACTCAAGGTTTCTTATTCTCAACACGTAATTCATTCAACAATGTCGGAAATAACTTAGTTGTGACAATTAATCCAAGTGAAAAAGTTACAAAAGACAATACAGTTAATGTTAAAGACTTCTACATTGTTTCTCATTATGATTCGGCAAACAATGTTGGACCTAATGGAACATCATGAGGTGCGACAGACAATGCATCAGGAGTATCTGTAAACTTAGCATTACTAAAACATTTCTCAGATATTAAAAACAGAGATAACCTAGGAGTTAGATTACACTTAATTTTTGTAGATGCTGAAGAAGTTGGAAAATTAGGTTCAATCGCTTTTGTTAACCAATTTTTAGCCGGAGAAGAAAATGAATTATTAAGCAATTCATTAGGTATGATAAATATGGATACAGTTGCTGGTGGAGACCATATGTACATTCACTCACCAGATACAAATACTCAAGGTAAGCCATACAATACATCACCATTGTTAAGAAACTTTATTAACAACATTTCAAAAGAAAGAGCAGAAGAACTTAAAGATGCTGATCAAGAATTAAAAATTCACCCACAATTTGTTGAAGATGAATACAAAGCTGGGGAAACTGGTGATTGATCAGACCATGCTCCATTCTATCAAATTGCTAAACTTCCAGTTGCATATGTTGAATCAACAAACTTTGGTGTTAAATCAAAATATAACGTATATGATGGTTATTCTCAAACCATTAACCCTAAGGCTTGAGTACTAAAAGACGGTACAACAATTGAATCATTAAAAGAAAGAAAATTGGAAAACGGTGAAGTTGTTTATGACTGACCAGACGGAATGAAAAAAGAAGACTTTGCTATCATGGGTGATATATGACATAGTGACCTTGACACATTAGCATGAATTAATGAAAACGTAGGTCCAAGATTCTATAAACAACTTAACACAGTATTCCATACACTAAAAACATTCTTAGAAAAACTTCATACAATTAATGAAGATAATACTATTTCATACCCAGAATTTAACCAAAATCAATAA
- the plsY gene encoding glycerol-3-phosphate 1-O-acyltransferase PlsY: MYYIFMSRWEYIWINIILLLIGYLIGSINISIIISKRKNKDIRKLGSNNAGATNALRVFGLKFGALVFSFDLLKSFIPILISYLFKKLLNNDFIIPLSAGLGALIGHILPCYFKFKGGKGVACFFGLILAFDLISFLLMVFIYLIFVIAIRYISISSVLIAIIFAFISFIPNYYGVWLLAFINFNIPKWSHSYILVFSSILILLKHIPNYIRLSNKLENKISFASKNQKISN, from the coding sequence ATGTATTATATTTTTATGTCTAGATGAGAATATATATGAATTAATATTATTTTATTATTAATTGGTTACCTAATTGGGTCAATTAATATTTCAATAATAATTTCAAAAAGAAAGAATAAAGACATTAGAAAATTAGGTTCAAATAATGCTGGAGCAACAAACGCTTTAAGAGTGTTTGGATTAAAATTTGGTGCCTTAGTTTTTTCATTTGACTTATTAAAATCATTTATTCCAATTCTAATTTCTTACCTATTTAAAAAATTGCTTAATAACGATTTTATAATACCTTTATCTGCTGGACTAGGAGCTTTGATAGGGCATATATTACCTTGCTATTTTAAATTTAAAGGAGGAAAAGGCGTAGCTTGCTTCTTTGGTTTAATATTAGCATTTGATTTAATTTCATTTTTATTAATGGTATTTATTTATTTAATTTTTGTTATTGCAATTAGATATATTTCTATATCATCAGTATTAATAGCAATTATTTTTGCATTTATTTCATTTATACCTAATTATTATGGAGTTTGGTTATTAGCTTTTATTAACTTTAATATCCCTAAATGATCACATAGTTATATATTAGTATTTTCATCAATTTTAATATTATTAAAACATATACCTAATTACATAAGATTATCAAATAAGCTTGAAAATAAGATATCTTTTGCTTCGAAGAATCAAAAAATTAGCAATTAA
- the hrcA gene encoding heat-inducible transcriptional repressor HrcA → MELKNRHIEIFKMIVETFFETGEPVGSKKLVESRQLNFSSATIRNIMSDLEKIGYLEKPHVSGGRIPSTLGLEYYTKNIAYNPKKFFNRNLNDILIKKRLNVDATLDEAANLISKMAHFTVVATSNNKDEKLKSIQLTPLDSTSAVIVIVTSSGNVQNKLFDFDEGIALNDLRIAVRLFKERLIDTPLIELANKATALLPLFKERIGNYERVLEKFIKTIFVFEEKIQNKTYNKNAMILSKNISREELVSLLELIEKHSVWSTIENNLDEDNKIKLDFSRDNLNIISKKIDFDNDKNIKEISIMGPKNIDIEETLEALDVLSKLIQKGDK, encoded by the coding sequence ATGGAATTAAAAAACCGCCATATAGAAATTTTTAAAATGATTGTCGAAACTTTTTTTGAAACAGGAGAACCTGTCGGGTCAAAAAAATTAGTTGAATCAAGACAATTAAATTTTTCATCTGCAACCATTAGGAATATAATGTCAGATTTAGAAAAAATTGGATATTTAGAAAAACCGCATGTATCAGGCGGGAGAATTCCATCAACATTAGGATTAGAATACTATACAAAAAACATTGCTTATAACCCAAAGAAGTTTTTTAATAGAAATTTAAATGATATTTTAATTAAAAAAAGGTTGAATGTAGATGCAACGTTAGATGAAGCTGCAAATTTAATTAGTAAAATGGCCCACTTTACAGTTGTTGCAACATCAAATAATAAAGATGAAAAATTGAAAAGCATTCAACTTACACCATTAGATTCAACATCTGCAGTAATAGTTATTGTTACAAGCAGTGGTAATGTTCAAAATAAATTATTTGACTTTGATGAAGGAATAGCATTAAACGATTTAAGAATAGCAGTTAGACTTTTTAAAGAACGTTTAATTGATACGCCCTTAATTGAATTAGCAAATAAGGCTACTGCACTTTTACCTTTGTTTAAAGAAAGAATTGGAAACTATGAAAGAGTATTAGAAAAATTCATTAAAACAATTTTTGTTTTTGAGGAAAAAATTCAAAATAAAACTTATAACAAGAATGCAATGATTTTATCTAAAAATATCTCAAGGGAGGAACTTGTTTCATTATTAGAGTTAATTGAAAAGCATTCAGTTTGATCTACTATTGAAAACAATCTTGATGAAGATAATAAAATCAAGCTTGATTTTTCAAGAGATAACTTAAATATAATAAGTAAAAAAATAGATTTTGATAATGATAAAAACATAAAAGAAATATCGATAATGGGGCCTAAAAACATAGACATCGAAGAAACATTAGAAGCATTAGATGTTTTATCTAAATTAATTCAAAAAGGAGATAAATAA